In one Aromatoleum aromaticum EbN1 genomic region, the following are encoded:
- a CDS encoding NAD-glutamate dehydrogenase, with product MQSLQAEVDAAQFDAVLEQIANKLPADQAALIEPFARRWLGQVAPEDLADRSVDDLYGAVVSHWQFVRKHRGGTRLRVYNPKLEEHGWESTHTVVEIVNDDMPFLVDSITMEVNRQGLTLHLIIHPVMRILRDEAGQYLGIAEDGDTHGHYESIIHVEVDRRTEADDVDALRSGLERVLADVRAAVTDWPAMQQRVVEIIQGIEQDPPPVPPDEIAETVAFLKWLLDENIVLLGCRDYELVAANGDSELHIRPGSGLGLLRERPGENVSRSFAALPMNLKATLPNLPVLLTVTKSNTRSTVHRPGFIDRFSVKVFDENGRARAERRVIGLLASTAYSTSPRLIPFLRRKVAAVVEQAGLLPKSHAAKALLTILERYPRDELFQISTEDLYHQAMGILRLGERQRTRLFVRTDPFARFVSCLIYVPREHYNTDQRLRMQAVLMEAFNGSSAEFDVQFSESALARVLIIVRTRDSTIPPFDVHELEQRLVRATRRWEDELQRAILEHCGEERGMALLRRYADGFPAGYREEYAPRVAVFDIEQMEALADDRDLAMSLYIPLEAPPGRLNFKIYRVGAPVPLSQSLPMLERMGVRVIDEKPSEIERQDGRCVWIHDFGLSYAGAEELNLDRLRALFHDAFLHAWRGEIESDDFNRLTLLAGLTWREIVVLRAYAKHMRQAAFTFSQAYMEQTLAAHPKLARQLIDLFALRFDPARGGEREAQAAALVASIEEALNNVANLDEDRILRQFLAMVLATLRTNYYQRAADGGPKPYLSLKLDPRRIPNLPQPLPMFEISVYSPRFEGVHLRGGRVARGGLRWSDRMEDFRTEVLGLVKAQIVKNAVIVPVGSKGGFVVKNPPVGDREALLAEGVECYRTYLRGLLDVTDNLVQGRVVPPVDVLRHDEDDPYLVVAADKGTATFSDHANAVAAEYGFWLGDAFASGGSAGYDHKKMGITARGAWESVKRHFRELGLNTQEQSFTVVGIGDMSGDVFGNGMLRSPRILLVAAFDHRHIFIDPTPDAETSFAERERLFALPRSSWDDYDRALISAGGGVWSRHAKSIPLSPQVREALDIEAEILSPAELIRAILTAPVALLYNGGIGTYVKATSETDAAVGDRANDAVRVNGAALRCRVVGEGGNLGVTQLGRIEYALRGGKINTDAIDNSGGVDCSDHEVNIKILLDSVVAEGDLTDKQRNALLVEMTDEVASLVLRDNYGQTQVLSVTRSRGGALLGEQAEFIRRLGHAGRLNRKLEFLPMDEEIAERALKQIGLVAPELAVLLAYSKIELFDEVIASDVPEDPYISAALKNYFPKPLRDRYAAQIERHPLRREIIATHVVNSMINRVGPTFVSRLHGELGATPAEVVRAYMASREVYGLVPTWRDIESLDNVVADAVQTEMILESVRLIERGAVWFLRRRNWIADLRATLDYFSAGAAELSAGLRDFIQPAYREVLDAVAADFIEKGVPAPLAHRIASLDELYSALDLVEVAAETGRPEATVARVYYALGDQLDLYWLGLQISALPAESRWQGLARSALRNELSNQARILAAEALRHCPGVEQPEVVIAAWESRNRSNVERYRHLLADVKTAAQTDMSMLSVLLRELRNMS from the coding sequence ATGCAGTCACTTCAGGCGGAGGTCGACGCCGCGCAATTCGACGCGGTTCTGGAACAGATCGCGAACAAGTTGCCGGCCGACCAGGCGGCGCTCATCGAGCCGTTCGCGCGGCGATGGCTCGGCCAGGTGGCCCCGGAGGATCTCGCCGACCGTTCGGTCGACGACCTGTACGGTGCCGTGGTCAGCCACTGGCAGTTCGTGCGCAAGCATCGCGGCGGCACGCGCTTGCGCGTATACAACCCGAAGCTCGAAGAGCACGGCTGGGAATCCACGCATACCGTCGTCGAAATCGTCAATGACGACATGCCGTTCCTCGTCGACTCGATCACGATGGAAGTCAACCGGCAGGGGCTCACGCTGCACCTGATCATCCATCCGGTGATGCGTATCCTGCGCGACGAAGCGGGCCAGTACCTCGGGATTGCGGAAGACGGCGACACGCACGGGCATTACGAGTCGATCATCCACGTCGAGGTCGACCGGCGCACCGAAGCGGACGACGTGGACGCGCTGCGCAGCGGGCTCGAGCGCGTGCTCGCCGATGTGCGGGCGGCAGTCACCGACTGGCCGGCGATGCAGCAGCGCGTGGTCGAGATCATCCAGGGCATCGAGCAGGACCCGCCGCCGGTCCCGCCGGACGAGATCGCGGAGACGGTGGCTTTCCTGAAGTGGCTGCTGGACGAGAACATCGTGCTGCTCGGCTGCCGCGACTACGAGCTGGTCGCCGCCAACGGCGACAGCGAACTGCACATCCGGCCCGGCTCGGGGCTGGGCTTGCTGCGAGAGCGTCCGGGAGAGAACGTGTCGCGTTCGTTCGCCGCGCTGCCGATGAACCTCAAGGCGACGCTGCCGAATCTGCCCGTGCTGCTGACCGTGACCAAGTCGAACACGCGCTCCACCGTGCATCGGCCGGGGTTCATCGACCGGTTCAGCGTCAAGGTGTTCGACGAGAACGGCCGCGCGCGCGCCGAGCGCCGCGTGATCGGGCTGCTGGCGTCGACCGCGTACAGCACCAGCCCGAGGCTGATTCCGTTCCTGCGCCGCAAGGTCGCCGCGGTCGTCGAGCAGGCGGGTTTGCTGCCGAAAAGCCATGCCGCGAAGGCGTTGCTGACGATCCTCGAGCGCTACCCGCGCGACGAGCTGTTCCAGATCTCGACGGAGGATCTGTACCACCAGGCGATGGGCATCCTGCGGCTCGGCGAGCGCCAGCGCACGCGCCTTTTCGTCCGCACCGACCCGTTCGCGCGTTTCGTCTCGTGCCTGATCTACGTGCCGCGAGAGCACTACAACACCGACCAGCGGCTGCGCATGCAGGCGGTGCTGATGGAAGCCTTCAACGGCAGCAGCGCCGAGTTCGACGTGCAGTTTTCCGAATCGGCGCTGGCGCGCGTTCTGATCATCGTGCGCACGCGCGACTCGACGATTCCGCCGTTCGATGTGCACGAACTCGAGCAGCGGCTGGTGCGGGCGACGCGGCGCTGGGAGGACGAGTTGCAGCGCGCGATCCTCGAGCACTGCGGCGAGGAGCGAGGCATGGCGCTGCTGCGCCGCTACGCCGACGGTTTTCCGGCCGGCTACCGCGAGGAATACGCGCCGCGCGTCGCGGTGTTCGACATCGAGCAGATGGAAGCGCTTGCCGATGACCGCGACCTGGCCATGAGCCTCTACATCCCGCTCGAAGCCCCGCCTGGGCGGCTGAACTTCAAGATCTACCGTGTCGGCGCGCCGGTGCCGCTGTCGCAGAGCCTGCCGATGCTCGAACGCATGGGCGTGCGCGTCATCGACGAGAAACCCTCGGAGATCGAGCGCCAGGACGGGCGCTGCGTGTGGATCCACGACTTCGGGCTGTCGTACGCGGGCGCCGAGGAGCTCAACCTGGACCGGTTGCGGGCACTGTTCCACGACGCTTTCCTGCACGCCTGGCGCGGCGAGATCGAGAGCGACGACTTCAACCGCCTGACGCTGCTCGCCGGGCTCACGTGGCGCGAGATCGTCGTGCTCCGCGCCTACGCCAAGCACATGCGCCAGGCCGCCTTCACGTTCAGCCAGGCGTACATGGAGCAGACGCTCGCGGCCCACCCGAAGCTCGCGCGGCAACTGATCGACCTGTTCGCGCTGCGCTTCGACCCGGCGCGCGGCGGCGAGCGCGAGGCGCAGGCGGCGGCGCTCGTCGCAAGCATCGAGGAGGCGCTGAACAACGTCGCCAACCTCGACGAGGACCGTATCCTGCGGCAGTTCCTCGCGATGGTGCTGGCGACGCTGCGCACGAACTACTACCAGCGCGCCGCCGACGGCGGGCCGAAGCCGTACCTGTCGCTGAAGCTCGATCCGCGGCGCATCCCGAACCTGCCGCAGCCGCTGCCGATGTTCGAGATTTCGGTCTATTCGCCGCGCTTCGAAGGCGTGCATCTGCGCGGCGGGCGCGTCGCACGCGGTGGCCTGCGCTGGTCCGACCGCATGGAGGACTTCCGCACCGAAGTGCTCGGCCTGGTGAAGGCGCAGATCGTCAAGAACGCAGTCATCGTGCCGGTCGGCTCGAAAGGCGGCTTCGTCGTCAAGAACCCGCCCGTCGGCGACCGTGAGGCGCTGCTGGCTGAAGGTGTCGAGTGCTACCGCACGTACCTGCGCGGCCTGCTCGACGTGACCGACAATCTCGTGCAGGGCCGGGTCGTGCCTCCCGTGGATGTGCTGCGCCACGACGAGGACGACCCTTACCTTGTCGTCGCCGCCGACAAGGGAACGGCGACGTTCTCCGATCACGCGAACGCAGTGGCGGCCGAATACGGCTTCTGGCTCGGCGATGCGTTCGCCTCCGGCGGCTCGGCGGGCTACGACCACAAGAAAATGGGCATCACTGCGCGCGGCGCGTGGGAGTCGGTCAAGCGCCACTTCCGCGAACTCGGGCTGAACACGCAGGAACAATCGTTCACCGTCGTCGGCATCGGCGACATGTCCGGCGACGTATTCGGCAACGGCATGCTGCGTTCGCCCAGGATCCTGCTCGTCGCCGCGTTCGACCACCGCCATATCTTCATCGACCCGACTCCGGACGCCGAAACCTCGTTTGCCGAACGCGAGCGCCTGTTCGCGCTGCCGCGCTCGTCGTGGGACGACTACGACAGGGCGTTGATCTCGGCAGGCGGCGGCGTGTGGTCGCGCCATGCGAAATCGATTCCCCTGTCGCCGCAGGTGCGCGAGGCGCTCGACATCGAAGCCGAGATACTGTCGCCCGCCGAGCTGATCCGCGCGATCCTCACCGCGCCGGTCGCTCTGCTCTACAACGGTGGCATCGGGACGTATGTCAAGGCGACCAGCGAGACTGACGCTGCGGTCGGCGACCGGGCGAACGACGCGGTGCGTGTCAATGGGGCGGCGCTGCGCTGCCGCGTCGTCGGCGAAGGCGGCAACCTCGGCGTCACGCAGCTCGGGCGCATCGAATACGCGCTGCGCGGCGGCAAGATCAACACCGATGCGATCGATAACTCCGGCGGCGTCGACTGCTCGGATCACGAGGTGAACATCAAGATCCTGCTCGACAGCGTCGTCGCCGAAGGCGACCTGACCGACAAGCAGCGCAACGCCCTGCTCGTCGAGATGACCGACGAAGTCGCCAGCCTCGTGCTGCGCGACAACTACGGCCAGACGCAGGTGCTGTCGGTGACGCGCTCGCGGGGCGGGGCGCTGCTCGGCGAACAGGCCGAATTCATCCGCCGGCTCGGCCATGCGGGGCGCCTGAACCGCAAGCTCGAGTTCCTGCCGATGGACGAGGAGATTGCCGAGCGGGCGCTCAAGCAGATCGGCCTCGTCGCGCCCGAACTCGCGGTGTTGCTCGCGTACAGCAAGATCGAGCTGTTCGATGAAGTCATCGCCTCCGACGTGCCGGAGGACCCGTACATCTCGGCCGCGCTGAAGAACTATTTCCCGAAGCCGCTGCGCGATCGCTACGCGGCGCAGATCGAGCGCCACCCGCTGCGGCGCGAGATCATCGCGACGCATGTCGTAAACAGCATGATCAACCGCGTCGGACCGACTTTCGTCAGCCGGCTGCACGGCGAACTCGGCGCGACGCCGGCGGAAGTCGTGCGGGCGTACATGGCGAGCCGCGAAGTGTATGGCCTTGTGCCGACGTGGCGCGACATCGAGTCGCTCGACAACGTCGTCGCCGACGCGGTGCAGACCGAGATGATCCTCGAGTCGGTGCGGCTGATCGAGCGCGGCGCGGTGTGGTTCCTGCGCCGCCGCAACTGGATTGCCGACCTGCGGGCGACGCTCGACTACTTCTCGGCGGGGGCCGCGGAATTGTCGGCCGGGCTGCGCGACTTCATCCAGCCGGCGTATCGCGAAGTCCTCGACGCCGTTGCCGCAGACTTCATCGAGAAAGGTGTTCCGGCGCCGCTCGCGCATCGCATCGCGTCGCTCGACGAGCTGTATTCGGCGCTCGATCTCGTCGAAGTCGCGGCGGAAACCGGGCGGCCGGAAGCGACCGTGGCGCGCGTGTATTACGCCCTCGGCGACCAGCTCGACCTGTACTGGCTCGGGCTGCAGATCTCCGCGTTGCCGGCCGAATCGCGCTGGCAGGGGCTCGCGCGCAGCGCGCTGCGCAACGAGCTGTCGAACCAGGCGCGCATCCTCGCGGCCGAAGCGCTCAGGCATTGTCCGGGCGTCGAACAGCCCGAAGTGGTGATCGCTGCATGGGAATCCCGCAACCGCAGCAACGTCGAGCGTTACCGGCATCTCCTCGCGGACGTGAAGACCGCCGCGCAGACCGACATGTCGATGCTGTCGGTGCTGTTGCGCGAGCTGCGCAACATGAGCTGA
- a CDS encoding potassium transporter Kup, producing MQALEGVNTSPAAAAAAHAPAPRRGIAGLAVAAVGVVYGDIGTSPLYTLKEVFNGPHAVPVTPQNVYGILSLVFWALVLVVSAKYVLFITRADNRGEGGIMALTSLVLRAVPPGRKAWVLSALGVFGAALFYGDGMITPAISVLSAVEGLEVATPAFRPYVLPIALAVLCGLFVIQRHGTGSVGRIFGPVMLVWFVLLAVLGIAGITLHPEIIGALDPRWALRFFADMPLVGWLSLGAVVLAITGGEALYADMGHFGRRPIKFAWFLVVFPSLYLNYLGQGALILDHPDNVRNPFYLLVPDALVYPMVAMATLATIIASQAVISGAYSLTRQAMQLGYAPRMRTIFTSEREMGQIYVPSINWMLLGAVVALVVGFRSSSALASAYGIAVTLTMMIDTLLAFVVVRALWGWGRLQAGLFLGVFLAVDVAFFSATTVKILAGGWFPLLVGALIFTLLTTWKRGRELLNRRLRTDTIPLDTFIRSMFNSPSPRVDGTAVFLTTWLEGVPRALLHNLVHNKVLHHRVVLLTVETADVPHVPDSERVAVEELDYGFYRVRVNYGFKDDPDLPAALVRCADFGLKFAMMETSFFLGRETLVSRVGSGMPRWREKLFIVMFRNAGSAADYFHIPPNRVVELGTQVEL from the coding sequence ATGCAGGCACTCGAGGGTGTGAATACTTCACCCGCAGCAGCTGCCGCGGCGCACGCCCCCGCTCCGCGACGCGGCATTGCCGGGCTCGCGGTCGCCGCGGTCGGCGTCGTCTATGGCGACATCGGCACAAGCCCTCTCTACACGCTGAAAGAAGTCTTCAACGGCCCGCATGCGGTGCCGGTGACGCCCCAGAACGTCTACGGCATCCTGTCGCTGGTGTTCTGGGCGCTGGTGCTCGTGGTGTCGGCGAAATACGTGTTGTTCATCACCCGCGCCGACAACCGCGGCGAAGGCGGCATCATGGCGCTGACCTCGCTCGTGCTGCGCGCGGTGCCGCCCGGCCGCAAGGCCTGGGTGCTGTCGGCGCTGGGGGTGTTCGGTGCCGCGCTGTTCTACGGCGACGGCATGATCACGCCGGCGATCTCGGTGCTGTCGGCAGTCGAAGGCCTCGAGGTCGCGACGCCGGCGTTCCGCCCGTACGTGCTGCCGATCGCGCTGGCCGTGCTGTGCGGCCTGTTCGTCATTCAGCGCCACGGCACCGGCAGTGTCGGCAGGATCTTCGGGCCGGTGATGCTGGTGTGGTTCGTCCTGCTCGCAGTGCTCGGCATTGCGGGTATCACGCTGCATCCCGAGATCATCGGCGCGCTCGACCCGCGCTGGGCGCTGCGCTTCTTTGCCGACATGCCGCTGGTTGGCTGGCTGTCGCTCGGCGCGGTCGTGCTCGCGATCACCGGCGGCGAGGCGCTGTATGCGGACATGGGCCACTTCGGCCGCCGTCCGATCAAGTTCGCGTGGTTCCTCGTCGTGTTTCCGTCGCTGTACCTGAACTACCTCGGCCAGGGCGCGCTGATCCTCGATCACCCCGACAACGTGCGCAATCCGTTCTACCTGCTGGTGCCTGACGCGCTGGTGTACCCGATGGTCGCGATGGCGACGCTGGCAACGATCATCGCCAGCCAGGCGGTGATCTCCGGCGCCTACTCGCTGACCCGCCAGGCGATGCAGCTCGGTTACGCGCCACGCATGCGCACGATCTTCACGTCGGAACGCGAGATGGGCCAGATCTACGTGCCGAGCATCAACTGGATGCTGCTCGGGGCGGTGGTCGCGCTGGTCGTCGGCTTCCGCTCGTCGAGCGCGCTCGCGTCGGCGTATGGCATCGCGGTCACACTGACGATGATGATCGACACCCTGCTCGCGTTCGTCGTCGTCCGCGCGCTGTGGGGCTGGGGCAGGCTGCAGGCGGGACTCTTCCTCGGCGTGTTCCTCGCCGTCGACGTCGCATTCTTCTCCGCGACCACCGTGAAAATCCTCGCCGGCGGCTGGTTCCCGCTGCTGGTCGGGGCGCTGATCTTCACGCTACTGACGACCTGGAAGCGCGGCCGCGAACTGCTCAACCGCCGCCTCCGCACCGACACGATACCGCTCGACACTTTCATCCGGTCGATGTTCAACAGCCCTTCGCCACGCGTCGACGGCACTGCGGTGTTCCTGACGACGTGGCTCGAGGGCGTGCCGCGCGCGCTGCTGCACAACCTCGTGCACAACAAGGTGCTGCATCATCGCGTCGTGCTGCTGACCGTCGAGACCGCCGACGTGCCACATGTTCCCGACAGCGAGCGCGTGGCCGTCGAGGAGCTCGACTACGGCTTCTACCGCGTGCGCGTGAACTACGGCTTCAAGGACGACCCCGACCTGCCGGCGGCGCTCGTGCGGTGCGCGGATTTCGGCCTGAAATTCGCCATGATGGAAACGTCGTTCTTCCTCGGGCGCGAGACCCTCGTGTCACGCGTTGGTTCCGGCATGCCGCGCTGGCGCGAAAAGCTCTTCATCGTCATGTTCCGCAACGCCGGCAGTGCGGCCGACTACTTCCACATCCCGCCGAACCGCGTCGTCGAGCTCGGCACGCAGGTCGAGCTGTAG
- the ald gene encoding alanine dehydrogenase, translating to MLIGVPREIKVHEYRVGLTPASVREVVAHGHEVIVERDAGRGIGAGDDDYRRAGARIEDDAAALYAAAELIVKVKEPQPAERVRLGAGQVLFAYLHLAPDPQQASDLLASGVTAIAYETVSDVDGGLPLLAPMSEVAGRMSVQAGAHCLEKEAGGRGLLLGGVPGVEPARVVILGGGVVGSNAALIALGIGAAVTIVDRSVAVLRRLGDRFGPQLHTLHASTDAIEAAVLDADLVIGAVLVPGGAAPKLVTRDMVRRMRPGAVVVDVAIDQGGCFETSRPTTHADPIFIVDEIVHYCVANMPGAVARTSTLALNAATLPCVLALADKGWRQALRDDPHLARGLNICAGRVMHPGVAEALGVEPGNAHDLAAVPPMSP from the coding sequence ATGCTCATCGGCGTACCGAGAGAAATCAAGGTCCATGAATATCGCGTCGGGCTCACGCCGGCGAGCGTCCGCGAGGTCGTCGCGCACGGCCACGAGGTGATCGTCGAGCGCGACGCAGGGCGCGGCATCGGCGCGGGCGACGACGACTACCGGCGCGCCGGGGCACGCATCGAGGACGACGCCGCGGCGCTGTATGCGGCCGCTGAACTGATCGTCAAGGTCAAGGAACCCCAGCCCGCCGAGCGCGTGCGCCTTGGCGCCGGCCAGGTGCTGTTCGCCTATCTCCACCTCGCGCCGGATCCGCAACAGGCGAGCGACCTGCTCGCGAGCGGCGTCACCGCAATTGCATACGAGACGGTCAGCGACGTCGACGGCGGGTTGCCGCTGCTCGCGCCGATGTCGGAAGTCGCCGGGCGGATGAGCGTGCAGGCCGGCGCCCATTGCCTGGAAAAAGAAGCCGGCGGCCGCGGACTGCTGCTCGGCGGCGTGCCGGGCGTCGAACCGGCACGGGTGGTGATCCTCGGCGGCGGAGTCGTCGGCAGCAACGCCGCACTGATCGCGCTCGGCATCGGCGCCGCGGTGACCATCGTCGATCGGTCGGTGGCAGTCCTGCGTCGTCTCGGCGATCGCTTCGGCCCGCAGCTGCACACGCTGCACGCGAGCACCGACGCGATCGAAGCTGCCGTGCTCGACGCCGATCTGGTAATCGGAGCGGTGCTGGTGCCGGGTGGTGCTGCGCCGAAGCTCGTCACGCGCGACATGGTGCGCAGGATGCGTCCCGGCGCCGTGGTCGTCGACGTCGCGATCGACCAGGGCGGCTGTTTCGAGACTTCACGCCCGACGACTCATGCCGATCCGATTTTCATCGTCGACGAGATCGTGCATTACTGCGTCGCGAACATGCCCGGTGCGGTCGCCCGCACCTCGACGCTCGCGCTGAACGCCGCGACGCTGCCCTGTGTGCTGGCGCTTGCCGACAAGGGCTGGCGCCAGGCCCTGCGCGACGATCCGCATCTGGCGCGGGGGCTGAACATCTGCGCCGGTCGTGTCATGCATCCCGGCGTCGCGGAGGCCCTGGGCGTCGAGCCCGGCAACGCGCACGACCTCGCAGCGGTGCCGCCGATGAGCCCCTGA
- a CDS encoding helical backbone metal receptor has protein sequence MQVSTIPPESAVLEDAVGVVHRRAEGPVRIVSLVPSLTELVCELGLADQLVGRTGFCIHPRDIVRKVAKVGGTKDVKMDVVRALEPTHLIVNIDENRRETVDLLAAFIPNVIVTHPCAPEDNFGLYRLFGGIFNRDAEAARLAADLAAALDAACAVAASLPPERVLYLIWREPWMSVSRDTYISATLRAVGWETLPRHASSRYPEIDWQASAIAQAQRVLLSSEPYRFRALHLDEVERLSGRPVVLIDGEMTSWYGSRAAAGLRYLVRLRERLAVA, from the coding sequence ATGCAAGTATCCACGATCCCGCCCGAATCCGCCGTACTGGAAGACGCCGTCGGCGTGGTGCACCGCCGTGCCGAAGGGCCGGTGCGCATCGTGTCGCTGGTGCCGTCGCTGACCGAACTGGTGTGCGAGCTCGGTCTCGCCGACCAGCTCGTCGGGCGCACCGGCTTCTGCATTCATCCGCGCGATATCGTCAGGAAGGTGGCGAAAGTCGGCGGCACGAAGGATGTCAAAATGGATGTCGTGCGTGCCCTCGAACCGACTCACCTGATCGTGAATATCGACGAGAACCGGCGCGAGACGGTCGACCTGCTCGCGGCGTTCATCCCGAATGTCATCGTCACCCACCCGTGCGCGCCCGAGGACAATTTCGGGCTGTACCGGCTCTTCGGCGGGATCTTCAATCGCGACGCCGAAGCAGCCCGGCTGGCCGCGGATCTTGCCGCCGCGCTCGATGCCGCATGTGCCGTAGCCGCGTCGCTGCCGCCGGAGCGGGTCCTGTACCTGATCTGGCGCGAGCCGTGGATGAGCGTGTCGCGCGACACCTATATCTCGGCGACGCTGCGCGCGGTCGGCTGGGAAACCCTGCCGCGTCACGCATCGAGTCGCTATCCGGAAATCGATTGGCAGGCGTCGGCGATCGCGCAGGCGCAACGGGTGCTGCTGTCGTCCGAACCCTACCGTTTCCGCGCGTTGCATCTGGACGAGGTCGAGCGGCTGTCCGGCCGGCCCGTTGTGCTGATCGACGGCGAAATGACGTCCTGGTACGGTAGCCGCGCCGCGGCGGGGCTGCGCTATCTCGTGCGGCTGCGGGAGCGGCTCGCGGTGGCGTAA
- a CDS encoding putative toxin-antitoxin system toxin component, PIN family yields the protein MPNLPFPRVVLDTNTVMALWLFEDPALARLRDAIEVRQFTLVTRADALDELRHVLAYRQFGVAAERQAAILTGYAARVTLLPDRDGPALVDAPAQALPALPLCRDRDDQKFLEIARDGEASHLISRDKALLKLNRHRLLRSLFAVLTPENFAQAFASR from the coding sequence ATGCCCAACCTTCCCTTCCCGCGCGTCGTCCTCGACACGAACACCGTCATGGCGCTGTGGCTCTTCGAAGACCCGGCGCTGGCGCGCTTGCGGGATGCGATCGAGGTCCGCCAATTCACCCTCGTCACGCGCGCCGACGCGCTCGACGAATTGCGCCACGTCCTCGCGTACCGCCAGTTCGGCGTCGCTGCCGAACGTCAGGCGGCGATCCTCACTGGCTACGCGGCACGCGTCACGCTACTCCCCGACCGTGACGGCCCCGCTCTGGTCGACGCACCGGCGCAGGCGCTGCCCGCACTGCCGCTGTGCCGCGACCGCGACGACCAGAAGTTTCTCGAGATCGCGCGCGACGGCGAAGCGAGCCATCTCATCAGCCGTGACAAGGCATTGCTGAAGCTCAACCGCCACCGCCTGCTGCGATCGCTGTTCGCGGTCCTGACGCCGGAAAACTTCGCGCAGGCGTTCGCTTCGCGCTGA
- a CDS encoding PHA/PHB synthase family protein translates to MAAPTPENVFAELPDPKEVAKTYAEVAQRASHLISEHVQRQLKKGVSTPSDELGIAQAFMDMMAKLLANPYKLAQSQMNLVWDYFSLWQHSMLRVMGMHGAPIAQPEKTDKRFKDEQWEEHFLFDFIKQSYLITARHVHDTVCCVEGLDEHSQKKVNFFTRQYIDALSPSNFALTNPEVFRETVKNNGQNLIKGLNNLLRDMEDGGGQLRVKMTDTTAFELGRNVATTPGKVVFQTDMMQLIQYTPRTDKVLKRPLLIVPPWINKFYILDLREKNSYIKWCVDQGHTVFVVSWVNPDERLAEKTFESYVHEGIVAALDAIEKQTGEKEMNVCGYCLGGTLLATTLAYLAAKKDKRIATATFFTTMIDFSEPGELGVFIDEGQVSSLEKKMFERGYLEGSEMAGTFNMMRANDLIWSFVVNNYLMGKDPFPFDLLYWNSDSTRMPAKMHSYYLRTMYMENRLVEPGGIVVDGVPLDLSKIKIPCYFISTLEDHIAPWKSTYLGAQALGGPVRFVLGGSGHIAGIVNPPASNKYGYWLNPSAKLPKDADAWFEGAQHQEGSWWTDWQGWVVPQDPEQVDARDPAKGKLKPIEDAPGSFVKVRLDATQAA, encoded by the coding sequence ATGGCTGCACCCACCCCCGAGAATGTATTTGCCGAGCTGCCGGACCCGAAGGAGGTCGCCAAGACCTACGCGGAAGTCGCCCAGCGTGCTTCGCACCTGATCAGCGAACATGTCCAGCGTCAGCTCAAGAAAGGCGTCTCCACGCCGAGTGACGAGCTGGGCATCGCGCAGGCGTTCATGGACATGATGGCCAAGCTGCTGGCCAATCCCTACAAGCTCGCCCAGTCGCAGATGAACCTGGTGTGGGACTACTTCTCGCTGTGGCAGCATTCGATGCTGCGCGTCATGGGCATGCACGGCGCCCCGATCGCCCAGCCCGAGAAGACCGACAAGCGCTTCAAGGACGAGCAGTGGGAAGAGCATTTCCTGTTCGACTTCATCAAGCAGTCCTACCTGATCACCGCGCGCCACGTGCATGACACGGTGTGCTGCGTCGAAGGGCTCGACGAGCACTCGCAGAAGAAGGTGAACTTCTTCACGCGCCAGTACATCGACGCACTGTCGCCGTCGAATTTCGCGCTGACGAATCCCGAAGTGTTCCGCGAGACGGTCAAGAACAACGGCCAGAACCTCATCAAGGGCCTGAACAACCTGCTGCGCGACATGGAAGACGGCGGTGGCCAGCTGCGCGTCAAGATGACCGACACCACTGCGTTCGAACTCGGCCGCAACGTGGCGACGACGCCGGGCAAGGTCGTGTTCCAGACCGACATGATGCAGCTGATCCAGTACACGCCGCGCACCGACAAGGTGCTCAAGCGCCCGCTGCTGATCGTGCCGCCGTGGATCAACAAGTTCTACATCCTCGACCTGCGCGAGAAGAACTCATACATCAAGTGGTGCGTCGACCAGGGCCACACGGTGTTCGTCGTGTCGTGGGTGAACCCCGACGAACGCCTGGCCGAGAAGACCTTCGAGTCCTACGTGCACGAAGGCATCGTCGCGGCGCTCGACGCGATCGAGAAGCAGACCGGCGAGAAGGAAATGAACGTCTGCGGCTACTGCCTCGGCGGCACGCTGCTGGCGACGACGCTCGCGTACCTCGCCGCGAAGAAGGACAAGCGGATCGCAACGGCGACGTTCTTCACGACGATGATCGACTTCTCGGAGCCGGGCGAGCTGGGCGTGTTCATCGACGAGGGCCAGGTGTCGAGCCTCGAGAAGAAGATGTTCGAGCGCGGCTACCTCGAAGGCTCCGAGATGGCCGGCACGTTCAACATGATGCGGGCGAACGACCTGATCTGGTCCTTCGTCGTGAACAACTACCTCATGGGCAAGGACCCGTTCCCGTTCGACCTGCTGTACTGGAACTCCGACTCGACACGCATGCCGGCGAAGATGCACAGCTATTACCTGCGCACGATGTACATGGAAAACCGGCTCGTCGAACCGGGCGGCATCGTCGTCGACGGCGTGCCGCTCGATCTGTCGAAGATCAAGATCCCGTGCTACTTCATCTCGACGCTCGAAGACCACATCGCGCCATGGAAGAGCACGTACTTGGGCGCGCAGGCGCTCGGCGGACCGGTGCGCTTCGTGCTCGGCGGCTCCGGCCACATCGCCGGCATCGTCAACCCGCCGGCGTCGAACAAGTACGGCTACTGGCTGAATCCGTCGGCAAAGCTGCCGAAGGACGCCGACGCGTGGTTCGAAGGCGCGCAGCATCAGGAAGGTTCGTGGTGGACCGACTGGCAGGGATGGGTGGTGCCGCAGGATCCCGAGCAGGTCGACGCGCGCGACCCGGCGAAAGGCAAGCTCAAGCCGATCGAGGACGCTCCCGGCTCCTTCGTCAAGGTCCGCCTCGACGCGACGCAGGCGGCCTGA